The genomic interval CTGTGAGAGCCACCAGACCCGGTCGATCTGTGACCTGAACACTGATTAAAGAAACAAAAGTGTTTACAAAAAAGTGATTTTCGGTTACACTGTAAGCACGTCGGGAATGGGGCCCAGTGCCCACTCCTCCCGGCTCCTCCCCCACCCTCATCCGCCCAAGGAGGCGAAACGAATGATCAGCACCAACACCCGGACCTTCGTGGACACCGTGACCTACCGCCCCGGCGCCGTCATCCTCTACCCCGGCAAGAGCGACATGCTCTACCGCGTCGCCTCCGGCCTCGTGCGCGTGCACACCATGGACGACGATGGCAACGGCCTGACCCTGCGCTACGTCAAGCCCGGCGAGTACTTCGGCGAGGAAGCCCTCGCTGGCGTGAACCGCGCCTACTTCGCCGAGGCCGTCACCGACTCCTCCATCGACGTGATCAACCCCGCCCTGATGAGCGCCGAGGACAACCTGCACGTCACCACCCACCTCGTGCGGACCCTCGAACGCGCCTACGAAAGCATCTACCGCCTCGTGGGCAAGCGCCTGCGCGCCCGCATCGCCGGTGAACTGCTGGAACTCAAGGACACCGCGCTGGCCACGCAGCTCGACAGTGGCGAGACCATGATCTACGCCACGCACGACGAACTCGCTGCTGCCGTCGGCTCTGTGCGCGAAACCGTGACCAAGGTCGTCGGAGAACTGTCCCGCGAAGGCGTGATCAGCGCCGGCTACGGCAAGATCACCCTCAAGAACGAAAGCGCGCTGCAGCAGATCGCTGCCGCCTGAGTCTTTCCTTCCAGACCGCCGCACCCCCACCCGGGTGCGGCGGTTTCTTGTGGGGGCCCACCTGTCCACGCTGTTTCTGTACATGTGACACGAATCCTGGACGGTTGGCATTCCCAGCTGACCCCACCTGTGCTTAGACTCAGCCGATGACCCAGACCTACACCCCCGACCGCCCCCTGCGCGTCGCCGTGATCGGCAGCGGCCCCAGCGGTATCTTCGCCACCGAGGCGCTCCTCAAGCAGACCGACCTGCCCGTCGAGGTGGACGTCTACGACCGCCTGCCCACCCCGTACGGCCTCGTCCGCTACGGCGTCGCGCCCGATCACCTCACCATCAAGAGCGTCACCCGCGGCTTCGAGAAAACCCTGAGTGACCCGCGCGTGCGCTTCCTGGGCAATGTCGAATTTGGCCGAGACCTGACCCACGACGACACCGTCGCCCACTACGACGCCGTGATGTACACCGTCGGTGCCAGCAGCGACCGCAGACTGGGCATCCCCGGCGAGGACCTCGAAGGCAGCATGAGCGCCACTGAATTCGTCGCCTGGTACAACGGTCACCCGGACGCCGCCACGCGCGACATGGTGCTGCACGCCAGCGGCGTGGCCGTGGTGGGCGTTGGCAACGTGGCGCTGGACGTCAGCCGGATCCTCGTGAAAACCACGCAGGAACTCCACGAGAGTGACATCGCCGCGCACGCCCTGAGCGCCCTGGAAGGCAGCCACGTGCGGGACGTGTGGATCCTCGGCCGCCGCGGGCCCGCGCAGGCGGCGTTCACCACCAAGGAACTGAGGGAGTTCGGGGAACTCAGCGACGCCGAACCCGTCGTGCACAGTGAAGAGATTGCCCTGAGCCCTGAGGCGGAAGCGGCCATCACCGACAACACCAAGAAGAAGAACGTCGAGGTGCTGCGCGAATTTGCCGCCCACCAGTCTGAAGGCAAACTGCGGCGGGTGCATCTGCGCTTCCTGGTCTCTCCGGTCGAGATTCTCGATGACGGGCACGGCCACGTGGGCGGCCTGAAGGTGGAGCGCAACCGCTTGGACGAGCACGGCAACGCCGTCGGCACCGGCGAGTACGAGGTGCTGCCTGTGCAGATGGTGCTGCGCTCCGTCGGGTACCGCGGCGTGGCGCTGCCCGGCGTGCCCTTCGACGAGAAGCGAGGCGTGATCGCCAACACCGACGGCCGCGTGGACGGCCGCGCCGGCGAGTACACCGCCGGGTGGATCAAACGCGGTCCCAGCGGCGTAGTCGGCACCAACCGCAAGGACGCGACGGACACCGTCGCGCACCTGCTGGCCGACGCGAGGGAAAGCCGGCTGCCCGGCGCGGCGCATCCCACCCGCACTGCTGTGGACGCCCTGCTGGCCAGCCGGGGGGTCAGGGTGTACTCGTTCGCGGACTGGCAGGTCCTTGACGCCCACGAAGTGGCCGCCGGCAAGGCGCAGGGCCGCCCGCGCGCGAAGGTCGTCCACCGTGAAGTGATGCTCGGCCACCGCAAAGCCTGACCTTCAGAACGCAGGGTCCCTGCCCGATTGCGGCGGGGACGTTTCATGGCTTGGCGCTCTGGCATACTCAGCACGCATGACAGCCTCCCTGCACGCAGACGTTCTGGTGATCGGCGCGGGCCCGGCCGGCCTGCACGCGGCCTTTTACGCCGCATGGCGCGGCCTGCGCGTCCGGCTTCTGGAAGCGCGCAGCGAGCCCGGCGGGCAGCTGAGCGCCCTGTACCCTGACAAACGCGTGTACGACGTGCCGGGCCTGCCGGCCACCCCGGCGGCGCAGGTGGTGCAGGCCCTGGTGCGTCAGCTGGACGGGCTGGACGTGACCCTGCACCTGCACACCTCCGCGCGCGACCTGCGCCGCGCGGAACACGGGTGGCAGGTCACGGCCGACACCCCGCACGGCACGCAGGCCTTCACTGCCGCCGCGGTGGTCCTGGCGCCCGGACTGGGCGCCCTGCGACCCCGCGACGCACGTGTCCCCGGTGAGCACGCGGACGTCCGCACGGACCTGCCAGACCCCACCACCCTCACCGGCCGCCGGGTGCTGGTGGTGGGCGGCGTGCCGCAGGCCACGCGCGCCGCGCTGGAACTCGTTCAGGCAGGGGCGGCCGTCACGCTCACGCACCGGCGCGTGGGTTTTCGGGGCAGCCCCGCCGAACTCGCCGCCCTGGAGCAGGGGCAGGCGCAGGGGCAGTTGCAGGTGCTTGCCCCCGCCACGCTGAACGCCCTGACGCCCGGCGGCGCGCAGCTGACCGTGCAGGGCGAGCTGACCGCAGTGCCAGCCGACACGGTCCTGATCCTGAACGGGTACCTGCCGGACCTCACGCCGCTTCAGGCGTGGCCGCTGAACTGGCAGGGGGAGTACATCCCGGACGGCCCGGGGGGCCACACGTCCCTTGAGGGCGTCTTCGTGGCCGGGGACGTCGCCCAGTCCGCCCAGGCGTTCAAGCTGATCTCGGTCGGGCTGGCGCAGGCCGCGGTGGCGGCCAATCACGCCGCGCATCACGCGAATCCAGAGCTGCGTGTCCGGCCCGGGCACTCCAGCGAGAAGCGCCTGAGTTAGGGCCCAGACGGACCCGGCGTGAGCTGGCTCTAACTGATCAGGCCGGTATGCCTGCGGGGACGCAGGCCCTGCTGGCGCACCATGGTGCGCACCTCCTGGCACCGGCAGCCGCGGTAGGTGCACAGCAGCGCCTCTGGATCCCGGTTCAGGAGGCGCACCGTGCCGTCCACAAGGTCCCTCACGCGGTACAGCCTGAGCGTGCAGGCCCCCACCTGAACGCTGCGGGCCCGCAGGTGCACCTCAGGCGCGAGGTTGTCGAAGTCCGCCGAGCAGTTGGGGAACGCCGTGGGGACCACCTGACCGTCCAGGGGCACATACCGGGTGAGCAGCGGCATGCCGGCCAGGTGCTCGCCGTAGTGCACGCTGGTGTTGCTGCCGAAATCCACGCCCATCAGCAGCGCGTACCCGTCGAGGTCGTACAGGGCGCCAACGGGCTGGTACGGGCTGCTGAGGGACTGCGCCTCGGTAACCCGCCCGGCCTCCTGACCGAGCGCGATGAAGCTCAGCGTGGGGTGAAATGACCGGCGCGCCTCGGGCCGCTCCACGAGTTCCTGCGGCACGCGGCCGATGTCGCGGCTGACGCGTGAGTCGCGGTGGAAGCGGGCGCTTGTTGTGGCGGCTGGCCGGGACAGCAGCGTGCTGTACGTGAACGCCGGGGCGACCACGGTGGCGGCCGCCTGGCCCAGGGCGTCAACTACGGTGCGGGCGCCGCCGTCAAGGGTGCCGAACGATTTCAGGCTGGCGTGAACAATGACGTGCTGCGTGCCGTTCAGCCCGAGTGCCCGCAGTCCCTCGTCCAGCTCGGCGGGGCTCACGGGCGGTCGGCGCAGCAGGTTCAGCACGCCCTCAGTCTACTCCTGTGGCCCCCGCACGTCCGTGAGATGAGAACGCCGCAGAACAGACCAGGGCGGCGCGCAGGCTGAAGCTGCGCGCCGCCCTGCCGGGACTGGCTTTACTTCACGAAGAGCATCTGGCGGTAGGTGGGCAGCGGCCAGTGCTGCTCCGCGACAACCTTCTCGAGACGGTCGGCGGCCTTGCGGACGGCGGTCATGGCCGGAAGCACGTGGTCACGCATGTGGTGCGCCTTCTCGTGCACCTCGTCGCCGCCGGTGGCGGCGTTCTGCTCGCTGAGGGCGCTGACCGCGTCGAACAGTTCGTCCGCGGCGGCTTCCACCTCGGCGGCCACGGCCGTCACGGCGCGGCTGCTTCCGGCGGCGTGCAGTTCGGACAGGTACTTCACGGCGGCAGGGAGGATCATGGTGCGCGCCATGTACTCGGTGGTTTCACCCTCGATGTTCACCGTCTTGAAGTAGATGTCGTACATGATTTCCTGGCGGGCGGCCAGTTCGCGGTCACTCAGGACCTGGAATTTCTCGAACAGCGTCTGGTTCTTGCCGTCGGTCAGGTGCTCCACGGCGTCCAGGGTCGTGCGCAGGTTCAGCAGGCCGCGCTGGTGCTCGGCTTCCTGATGCCATTCGTCGCTGTACCCGTCGCCGTTGAACACGATGCGCTTGTGCTTGCTGTAGGTGGCCTTCACGATGTCGGCGACGGCGGCGTTCAGGTCGTCGCCCGCGTCAAGCTTGGCTTTCAGTTCGGCGCTGAGTTCACTGACGGCGTCTGCCACGATGGTGTTCAGCACCGTGATCGGGAACGAGATGCTCTGGCTGCTGCCGGCCGCGCGGAACTCGAACTTGTTGCCGGTGAAGGCGAACGGGCTGGTGCGGTTACGGTCGCCGGCGTGGCGGGGCAGGGGCGGCAGGACGCTTGTACCCAGGCCGAGCAGTCCGGCTTCGGCGCCACGGCCACCCTGGCCGCTTTCCAGGCGGTCAAAGATGTCGCTCAGTTCACTGCCCAGGAAGATGCTGATGATGGCGGGCGGCGCCTCGTTGGCCCCCAGGCGGTGGTCATTGCTGGCGCTCGCGACACTGATGCGCAGCAGGTCCTGGTGGTCGTCCACGGCCTTGATCACGGCAGACGTGAAGAACAGGAACTGAAGGTTCTCGTGGGGCGTGTCGCCGGGCTCGAGGAGGTTCTCACCGGCGTTGGTGCTCATGCTCCAGTTGCAGTGCTTGCCCGATCCGTTCACGCCTGCGAAGGGTTTCTCGTGCAGCAGGGCCACGAGGCCGTAGCGGCGGGCGGTGTTGCGCAGCACCTGCATGGTCAGCTGCTGGTGATCGGCGGCCACGTTGCTGTCCTCGAAGATCGGCGCGATCTCATACTGACCGGGCGCGACCTCGTTGTGACGGGTCTTGACCGGGATGCCCAGCGCGTACAGCTGCGTTTCGGCGTCCGTCATGAAGCTCAGGACCCGGTCGGGAATCGCGCCGAAGTAGTGATCTTCGAGTTCCTGGCCGCGCGGGGGCTGCGCACCAAAGAGGGTGCGGCCCGTCATGACCAGGTCGGGCCGGCGGTAGTAGTACTCCTCGGCGATCAGGAAGTACTCCTGCTCGGCGCCCAGGGTGCTGCTCACGCGGGTGCCCTCGCTGGCCCCGAAGAGTTTCAGCGCGGGCGTCACTGCCTTGTTCAGGGCTTCGACGCTGCGCAGCAGGGGCGTTTTGGTGTCCAGCGCCTCGCCGGTCCAGCTGGCGAAGGCCGTGGGGATGCACAGGGTCGCGCCGTTGGCGTGCCGCATGATGAACGCGGGGCTGCTGGCGTCCCAGGCGGTGTAGCCGCGCGCTTCGAAGGTGGCGCGCAGCCCGCCTGAGGGGAAGGAGCTGGCGTCCGGCTCCGCCTGGATCAGTTCCTTGCCGGTAAACGCAGCAATCGCGGCGCCGTCCCCGTTGGGGGACACGAAGGAGTCGTGCTTCTCGGCGGTCGCGCCGGTCAGGGGGTGGAACCAGTGGGTGTAGTGCGTTGCCCCTTTCTCCATCGCCCAGGTCTTCATGGCGAGGGCGACGGTATCCGCGATCCCCGGGTCGAGCGTCGCGCCGCGTTCCAGCGTGGCCTGCAGGCTCTTAAAGATGGGCTTGCTCAGGCGGGCCTTGAGCTGCTCCAGGGTCAGGACGTCGCTGGCGTACACGTTGCTCACGATGTCGTGGGGGGTGGCGCTCGCGGTGTCCGTGCGCCAGTTGCGCGCGGCGGAAATCACGTCGAAGTCATGGTTCATGTCGCTCCCTGGTGCCCGGCGGGACGGGGTGGTGCGGCGCGCTGGCATCCCTGATTTCACGCCGCTTCCGTGACCCGCTGGGTGTTCTCAACCGTGAGTATAGGAGCCTGTCATTAAGACGGTCAACGCATTCTTCTGAACAACATGCGATTTTTAGCAGGGGTGTCCCGACTGGGTGGCCTTCATATTGCAGAATGTCATCAATTCTCTCCTCAGGTTCCCGATTGAGAGTGAACAATCTGCACGGCTCGCCTCGACAGGGCACAGACCGTAGCATTTCGAAATGAGAGACCGGACCTTTGCGGAGGTCCTGAAGGCTCACGCCCCGGAGGTTTATTCCGTCATGACGCCCCAACCCACCACCCCGCCCACCGCCGAACAGATCCTGCGCCTGCTTCAGGACGCAGAAGTCAAATTTCTCCGCCTTCAGTTCACGGACATCCTCGGTACCACCAAAAACGTGGAGGTGCCCAAGTCCCAGTTCGCCAAGGCACTCAACGGCGACGTTACCTTCGACGGCAGCGCCGTGGAGGGCTTCACCCGCGTGGAGGAGTCCGACATGCTGCTGCGCCCGGACCTCAGCACGTTCCTGATCTACCCGCAGTTCTCCCGTGAGGAAGGCGAACGCGGCAAGGTCGCGCGCCTGATCTGCGACGTGACCCTGCCCGACGGCGCGCCCTTTGAAGGAGACCCCCGGCAGGTCCTGAAGCGTCAGATTGCCCGGGCCCAGACGCTGGGGTTTGAAATGTTTGTGGGAACCGAACCGGAATTCTTCCTGTTCGAGCGCACGTCCTCCGGGACAGGCAGCACTGTCACGCATGACCGGGCCGGGTACTTCGACCTGGCCCCCATCGACAAGGGCGAACGCATCCGCCGGGAGATCACGAACAAACTTGTCGAGATGGGCTTCGAGATTGAGGCCGCGCACCATGAGGTCGCCCCGGGACAGCATGAGATCGACTTCCGGTATGCGCCTGCCCTGGAAACCGCAGACCGCATCGCCACCTTTAAATTCGTGGTGAAACGTGTGGCGCTGGAGTACGGGTTGCTGGCCAGCTTCCTGCCCAAACCCATTCCCGGCGTGAACGGCAGCGGCATGCACTGCCACCTGAGCCTGTTCAAAGGTGGCGTGAATGCGTTCGCGGACCCGGCGGGTGAGCACGGCCTGTCCCGTACGGCAGAGCAGTTCATTGCAGGGCTGCTTGATCACGCGGGCAGCATGGCGGCCATCACCAACCCGCTGGTGAACAGTTACAAGCGTCTGGTGCCGGGCTTTGAGGCGCCCGTGAACGTCGCGTGGAGCACGAGCAACCGCTCGGCGCTGATCCGCATTCCGGCCAAGCGTGGGAACTCCACCCGGGCGGAAGTCCGCATGCCCGACCCCAGCTGCAATCCGTACCTGGCGCTCGCGGTCATGCTGGCCGCGGGCCTGGACGGCATCGAACAGAAGATGGAACCTGCACCCGCCATTCAGCGCAACATCTTCCGCATGACGGTGCGCGAGAAGCGTCACCACCGCGTGAAGGAACTGCCCACCGACCTGCGTGAGGCGGTGGATGAGCTCGAAAAGGATGATGTGATCCGCCGGGCCCTGGGCGAGCACGTCCTGGATCATTTCGTGGAAGCGAAGCGCGCAGAGTGGCGGGAGTACAGCGCCGCGGTGCATGCCTGGGAACTGGAACGCTACCTCGATCTGATCTGAGTCCGGCAGCCCCGGAAACCCGGTCGGCACAGTTCATGAAGTGGGGGTGTCTGCGGTGAGGGCCACCTCCATCCTGACCTCCTGAGCACCCCAGGGTGGGGTGGGGGTTGCGGGGAAACCGCTGTCAGACGCAATGCGGTGGTCGTTCAGGTCTTTCGTTCCTGAGGGACCTGCCGGGGACAGGCCCTCGGGCCAAGCCGTGCAGGCTACCAGCACCGATATAAATGCAAAGAGAGATTTCTCGTCCTGGAAGGGAATGATCTGCTCACGTGCGGCCTCTGCCGGAGCCGCGGACGTGTGCTGATCAGGTGGTGTGCCCTTGCGCGGGGGTGCTGGCAGGCGAGTCAATCCCGTACCAGCGTCCGGAGATGGCGCAATCAGGTTGCTAATTCGATTCACCCGTTAGCAATAATCTTTGCCTGTCAGGGTTCTTATCCGGGAATCATTTCAAGTTCATTCGTGAGTGGCGCATTGACAGACTTTAAAGGCGCACCTAGAATTGCGGCATCTCTACACCGCACCTCGGGCACAAGGCTGGCCCGCGGCGCATTCATACCCGGAGGATTCATGAAGAAAAGCGCTCTGACTCTGTCTGTTCTCGCCGCCCTGGCCCTGGGAACCGCGTCCGCCCAGACCACCATCAAGATTGCCACCCTCAGCCCCCTGTCCGGCGGCCAGAGCGACCTGGGCACCCAGATCCGCAACGGCGCCCAGCTGGCCGTGAACGAATACAAGGCGCAGTTCAAGAAACTCGGCTTTGACCTCGTCCTTGTCCCCTACGACGACCAGGCTGACCCCGCCACCGGCACCGCAGCCGCGCGCAAGATCGCCGCGGACCGTCAGATCCTCGCGGTGGTCGGCACCCTGAACAGTGGCGTGGCCATCCCCGCCAGCGCCGCCCTGCAGCCCAGCAAGGTCGCCCTGGTGAGCCCCGCGAACACCGCCAACCAGGTCACGGACCGCAACCTCAGCAACATGAACCGTATCGTTGCCCGTGACGACGCGCAGGGCCCCGCCGGCGCGAACTTCATCAGCGGCAACCTGAAAGCCAAGAAGGTCTACGTCCTGAACGACAAGACCGCCTACGGCGAAGGCCTGGCGAAAGAAGTCGAGAAGGCCCTGAAAGCCAAAGGCGTCAGCGTCGTGGCGAACGAAGGCACCGAGGAGAAGAGCGACTTCTCCAGCATCGTTGCCAAGATCAAGCTTCAGCGCCCCGACGCCATCTACTTCGGCGGCATCTACAACCAGGTGGGCGTGTTCATCAAGCAGCTGCGTGAAGCCGGCCTGACCACCCCTGTGGTGGGCGGCGACGGCCTCGACAGCGGCGAGCTGCCCGTGATCGTGGGCAGCGCCAACGCCAACAACATCTACTTCACCACGGTGGCCGCGCCCATCAGCGCGCTGCCCGCGGCGAAAGTCTTCGCCGCAAGCTACAAGAAGACCTTTAACGACGACGCCCAGGGATTCGGCGCCTTCGGGTACGACGCTGCGAAAGTTGTGGTGCAGGGCGTGCTGAACGCCGTGCGTGCCAACGCCAACAAGGTGCCCAGCCGCGCCCAGGTGGAAACCGCCATCCGTAAGGGCAGCTTCACGGGCCTGCTGTCCGGCAACGTCAGCTTCAACTCGGCCGGTGACCGCAAGGCCGCCACCCTGTACGTGATGAACGTCACCGATGGGCAGTTCAAGCTCAGCACCTCTGTTCCGGTCAAACCCGTCAAGCAGTAAATGGCTCCGGGAGGTGCGTGTATAGACGCACCCTCCCGCCCAGCCTCCCACCACCCCGTACCATCCTGGGGCCGGGCCGCGCGCCCGGCCCTTGTCGTGACACGCGCCGCCTACAGCGGCCCGTTGATCGGTGGGGCCGGACACCTTTCCCGCGGTGATGGCGTGGAAACGCTAGCATCCGGGCTGACTGACGCAAAACTGACCGATTGCCCAGCTATGCCTTCACGAGTTCACTCGTGCCGCTGACCGTGTCGTTCTTCCGCTTCCTGTGGCGCCCCGTCTTCCCTGCCCCTTCCTGGCCTGCGCCCCCACCCCATGAAAGGAGTTGAGTTTCCTTGGAACAATTGTCCACTCTGCTGCCCTTCCTGGCGAACGTGATCGTCGGGGGGCTCGTGCTGGGCTTCGTGTACGCCATCATCGCGCTGGGCTACACGATGGTGTACGGCGTCCTGCAACTGATCAACTTCGCTCACAGCGAGGTGTTCGTCACCGGCGCGGTGGTGGGCTTCGAGGTGTTCCGCGTGCTGAAGGACTCCAGCATGAACGGTTACCTGAAGCTGATCATCGCGCTGCTGGCCGCCATGCTGGTCTCGGGCCTGCTGAACGTCATCATTGAGCGCCTTGCGTACCGGCCGCTGCGAGGCGCGCCGAAACTGGTGCCTCTGATCACCGCCATCGGCGTGTCCCTGATTCTGCAGGACGTGCTGCGCGTTCTCGAGGGCTTCCAGGGCCGCTTTGACCTGACGTACACCCTGCCTGCCGGATTCGCCGGGAAGTTCTGCGGCCCCGAGAGCAGCTGCGCTGGCCTGGGACAGTTCCTGGTCCGCATCGGCATCGACCTTCAGCTCAAGGACGTGATCCTGGTCATCGTGTCCCTGCTGAGTCTCGCGGTGCTGAACTACATCGTGAACCGCACCCGCATGGGTAAAGCCATTCGCGCCGTGGCGCAGGACCGGGTGACCGCAGGCCTGATGGGCATCGACGGCAACCGCATGATCAGCGCCACCTTCCTGATCGGCGGGGCGCTCGGCGGCATCAGCGGCGTGCTGTTCGGCATGAAATTCGGTACGATCAACGCCTACAGCGGCTTCATTCCCGGTGTGACGGCCTTCACGGCCGCAGTGCTGGGCGGCATCGGCTCCATTCCTGGCGCGGTGCTCGGCGGGCTGCTGCTGGGCGTGCTGGAGAAACTGATCGGCGTGTTCAACGTGTTCGGCGACCTGCTGGGCATCAAGAACCTCGCCGTAATTGACGATTCGTACAGCAAGCTCGGGGCGTTCATTGCGCTGGTGCTGATCCTGATCTTCAAACCGACCGGCCTGCTGGGCAAAAGTAACGTGGAGAAAGTATGACCGTCGCGACCGCCCGACCTGCGCGGCCTGCCGCGCCCGACCGGACCATCTTGCTGCTGCTGTTCTTCGTGATGACCAGCGCCGCCCTGCTCGTCTCCCACAACGGCGAGCTGCTTGAACAGCTCGGTGGCCTTGGGCGCACGCTGCGCAACCCCATCGTGGAAGCCCTGATGGTCAGCCTGTTCCTGGCCAACATCCTGTTCGCCCACCTGTGGCGCGCCGCACCCTGGGCAAAGGCGCTCGTGGGGATCGGCAGCCTGCTGTTCGTGCTGCCCATGGCTGGCCGGGAGGACACCAGCCTCCTGGACCTCAGTATCCAGATCATGATCTTTGCCGCGCTGGCGCTGGGCCTGAACATCGTGGTGGGCCTCGCGGGCCTGCTGGACTTGGGCTACGTGGCCTTCTTCGCCGTGGGTGCCTACGCCTGGGGCATCTTCGCCAGCCCCCGCTTCGGCGAGGTCCTGCGGTACTACGGGGAGAACCCGGGCGCCACGAACGCCGGGACGCTCGCCATGGGCATCGTCCTGACGCTCGTCACTGTGGCGAGCCTGGTGGTCATCAGCCGCCACAACCGGCGCCGCGCACCGACCCCCGCCACGGCCTGGAGCTTCCGCCTGGCCAGCGTCGGTCTGGTGGCCGGCGTGATCCTGACCATCCGGTCGATTCTGGTGCTGCTGTCCACCCGGGCCGACAGCCTGGCGAACGGCATTGACCCGGGCTTCTTCTGGCTGTTCCTGGCGCTGAGTATCTTCGCTGCGGCCGTGGTGGGTGTCCTGATCGGCCTGCCGGTCCTGAAACTCAAGGGCGACTACCTGGCCATCATCACGCTGGGCCTTGGTGAAGTGATTCGCGTGCTGGCGAACAACCTCGCGCTGTACTCGGCCGGCTCGCAGGGCATCACCCCCATCAAGAGTGCGTCCGTGCCGTGGTTTGACGCGATGGCCGGCGCGCTGGGCTTCACCGAGGACCAGTACTACCTGCTGTTCCTGTATGCGCTGGTGCTTGTAATGATCGGCGTGATCCTGCTCGTGAACGTCCGCCTGGACAAAAGCCGCATCGGCCGCGCCTGGATCGCCATCCGTGACGATGAGATTGCCGCGCAGGCCATGGGTGTGCCCCTGATGCAGACCAAACTGATCGCCTTCGCCACCGGCGCGAGCTTCGCCGGGGTGATGGGCATGATCTTCGCAGCCAAGCAGCAGTTCATCAGCCCCGAGAGCTTCGTCCTGAACCAGAGCATCGCGATTCTGTCCATGGTGATTCTGGGCGGCATGGGCTCCTTCCCCGGCGTGATCCTGGGCGCCGCCGTGGTCACCCTGCTGAACCTGCGCATCCTGCCGGGTCTGGGGGAAGCCACGGCGAACCTCGGCATTCCGCAGCAGGTGAACCCCGGGCAGCTGCAGCGCCTGATCTTCGGCGCGATCCTCGTGGCCATGATGCTCCTGCGTCCAGAAGGGTTGCTGCCCAGCCGCAGACGACAACTGGAACTGCATAACGATGACAACCAGGAAGACGAAAGTGCGCAGGGCAACGCGGGCGCACTGAACAGCGCAAGCGGCGACGTGTACAGCGCCGGGTTCGCTCCGGCGAAGGAAAATGACAAGGCGGGGGGCAGCAGGTGAGCGGCAACATACTTGAAGTGGCGGGCGTCACGAAGGTCTTCGGCGGCCTGACTGCCGTGAACGACGTGACCATGGACATCCCTGACCGCAGCATCGTCAGCGTGATCGGGCCGAACGGGGCGGGGAAAACCACGTTCTTCAACATGATCACCGGCATCTATGAGCCCACGCGCGGCACCATCCGCCTGGGCGGCCGGGAACTCGTGGGGCTGCGCCCCGACCAGGTGACGGAAGCCGGCATTGCCCGCACCTTCCAGAACATCCGCCTGTTCTCCACCATGACCAGCGAAGAAAACATCATGGTGGGGCGTCACGCCCGCCTGAAAAGCGGCTTCGTGGACGCGGTGCTGCGCACCCGGAAATTCCACGATGGCGAACGGGAAGCCCAGGATGCCGCGCGCGTCATGCTGGACTTCGTGGGTCTGAGCAAGTGGCGCAACGAGATGGCCACCAACCTCCCCTACGGGGACCAGCGCAAGCTGGAAATTGCGCGCGCGCTGGCGACCACGCCGAAACTGATTCTGCTGGACGAACCGGCGGCCGGCATGAACCCCCGCGAAACCGAGGATCTGAAGGCCCTGATCCGCCGCATCCGTGATGAGCTTG from Deinococcus taeanensis carries:
- the glnA gene encoding type I glutamate--ammonia ligase encodes the protein MTPQPTTPPTAEQILRLLQDAEVKFLRLQFTDILGTTKNVEVPKSQFAKALNGDVTFDGSAVEGFTRVEESDMLLRPDLSTFLIYPQFSREEGERGKVARLICDVTLPDGAPFEGDPRQVLKRQIARAQTLGFEMFVGTEPEFFLFERTSSGTGSTVTHDRAGYFDLAPIDKGERIRREITNKLVEMGFEIEAAHHEVAPGQHEIDFRYAPALETADRIATFKFVVKRVALEYGLLASFLPKPIPGVNGSGMHCHLSLFKGGVNAFADPAGEHGLSRTAEQFIAGLLDHAGSMAAITNPLVNSYKRLVPGFEAPVNVAWSTSNRSALIRIPAKRGNSTRAEVRMPDPSCNPYLALAVMLAAGLDGIEQKMEPAPAIQRNIFRMTVREKRHHRVKELPTDLREAVDELEKDDVIRRALGEHVLDHFVEAKRAEWREYSAAVHAWELERYLDLI
- a CDS encoding branched-chain amino acid ABC transporter substrate-binding protein; translated protein: MKKSALTLSVLAALALGTASAQTTIKIATLSPLSGGQSDLGTQIRNGAQLAVNEYKAQFKKLGFDLVLVPYDDQADPATGTAAARKIAADRQILAVVGTLNSGVAIPASAALQPSKVALVSPANTANQVTDRNLSNMNRIVARDDAQGPAGANFISGNLKAKKVYVLNDKTAYGEGLAKEVEKALKAKGVSVVANEGTEEKSDFSSIVAKIKLQRPDAIYFGGIYNQVGVFIKQLREAGLTTPVVGGDGLDSGELPVIVGSANANNIYFTTVAAPISALPAAKVFAASYKKTFNDDAQGFGAFGYDAAKVVVQGVLNAVRANANKVPSRAQVETAIRKGSFTGLLSGNVSFNSAGDRKAATLYVMNVTDGQFKLSTSVPVKPVKQ
- a CDS encoding branched-chain amino acid ABC transporter permease translates to MSTLLPFLANVIVGGLVLGFVYAIIALGYTMVYGVLQLINFAHSEVFVTGAVVGFEVFRVLKDSSMNGYLKLIIALLAAMLVSGLLNVIIERLAYRPLRGAPKLVPLITAIGVSLILQDVLRVLEGFQGRFDLTYTLPAGFAGKFCGPESSCAGLGQFLVRIGIDLQLKDVILVIVSLLSLAVLNYIVNRTRMGKAIRAVAQDRVTAGLMGIDGNRMISATFLIGGALGGISGVLFGMKFGTINAYSGFIPGVTAFTAAVLGGIGSIPGAVLGGLLLGVLEKLIGVFNVFGDLLGIKNLAVIDDSYSKLGAFIALVLILIFKPTGLLGKSNVEKV
- a CDS encoding branched-chain amino acid ABC transporter permease, with the translated sequence MTVATARPARPAAPDRTILLLLFFVMTSAALLVSHNGELLEQLGGLGRTLRNPIVEALMVSLFLANILFAHLWRAAPWAKALVGIGSLLFVLPMAGREDTSLLDLSIQIMIFAALALGLNIVVGLAGLLDLGYVAFFAVGAYAWGIFASPRFGEVLRYYGENPGATNAGTLAMGIVLTLVTVASLVVISRHNRRRAPTPATAWSFRLASVGLVAGVILTIRSILVLLSTRADSLANGIDPGFFWLFLALSIFAAAVVGVLIGLPVLKLKGDYLAIITLGLGEVIRVLANNLALYSAGSQGITPIKSASVPWFDAMAGALGFTEDQYYLLFLYALVLVMIGVILLVNVRLDKSRIGRAWIAIRDDEIAAQAMGVPLMQTKLIAFATGASFAGVMGMIFAAKQQFISPESFVLNQSIAILSMVILGGMGSFPGVILGAAVVTLLNLRILPGLGEATANLGIPQQVNPGQLQRLIFGAILVAMMLLRPEGLLPSRRRQLELHNDDNQEDESAQGNAGALNSASGDVYSAGFAPAKENDKAGGSR
- a CDS encoding ABC transporter ATP-binding protein, with amino-acid sequence MSGNILEVAGVTKVFGGLTAVNDVTMDIPDRSIVSVIGPNGAGKTTFFNMITGIYEPTRGTIRLGGRELVGLRPDQVTEAGIARTFQNIRLFSTMTSEENIMVGRHARLKSGFVDAVLRTRKFHDGEREAQDAARVMLDFVGLSKWRNEMATNLPYGDQRKLEIARALATTPKLILLDEPAAGMNPRETEDLKALIRRIRDELGVTVCLIEHDMRLVMTLSEHITVLDYGTKIAEGRPYQVRNDPRVMEAYLGRGAAAGEYGKEERPHA